In a genomic window of Nesterenkonia halotolerans:
- the aceE gene encoding pyruvate dehydrogenase (acetyl-transferring), homodimeric type, producing the protein MSAGEENSHIRSGLTNQLPDGDPEETQEWLESFDQLVEFHGTERAEYIIRTLLQRAGAKSIEVPMVTTTDYVNTIPVDQEPDFPGEEEMERRIRRILRWNAAMLVHRAQRSDISVGGHISSYAGVATLYEVGLNHFFRGADHPGGGDQIFFQGHSSPGNYSRAYLEGRLTEEQLDGFRQEVSKAPNGLSSYPHPRLMPEFWQFPTVSMGIGPMNAIYQAQFNRYLHNRGIKDTSEQQVWAFLGDGEMDEPESRGLLQLAANEKLDNLNFVINCNLQRLDGPVRGNGKIVQELEAFFRGAGWNVIKVLWGREWDELLDKDDDGELVRVMNETLDGDYQTYKAESGSFVREHFFGRSAKTKELVAEMSDDDIWNLKRGGHDYKKVYSAYKAASEATGKPTVILAQTVKGYGLGPSFEGRNATHQMKKLTVDDLKRFRDTLRIPVTDEQIEEDPYNVPYYHPGEDSEEVKYLLERRKGLGGYLPKRQVAGEGLTLPEEKTYAQAKKGSGKQKAATTMALVRLLKDLMRDKNIGKRIVPIVPDEARTFGMDSFFPTAKIYNPKGQNYISVDRELMLAYKESPQGQMIHPGINEAGATAAFTAAGTSYATHGETMIPFYIFYSMFGFQRTGDSFWAAADQLARGFIIGATAGRTTLVGEGLQHLDGHSPLLAATNPAVKHFDPAFGYEIAHIMENGLFEMYGDHDGDHNVMYYITVYNEPVQHLPEPEDLDIEGVKRGIYRLSTSEKDGPKVQLLGSGVAVPWAQEAAEILAEEWGVSADVWSVTSWNQLRRQALHVEQSAMLDPEREPEVPFVTQQMEGAEGPIIATTDFATQVPDQIRQFLPNRFATLGADSFGISDTRPAARRYFKIDAHSMVVRALQMLADDGAVDASAPVDAMKKYDLGNVNAGSSGEVEDG; encoded by the coding sequence GTGAGCGCTGGTGAAGAGAACTCCCATATCCGCAGTGGCCTGACCAACCAACTCCCGGACGGCGACCCGGAAGAGACCCAGGAATGGCTGGAATCCTTCGACCAGCTCGTGGAGTTCCACGGCACCGAACGGGCGGAGTACATCATCCGCACGCTGCTCCAGCGCGCCGGTGCGAAGTCGATCGAAGTTCCCATGGTCACCACCACGGACTACGTGAACACCATTCCCGTCGACCAGGAGCCTGATTTTCCGGGCGAAGAGGAGATGGAGCGCCGCATTCGTCGCATCCTGCGCTGGAACGCCGCGATGCTGGTTCACCGCGCACAGCGCAGCGACATCTCCGTGGGCGGACACATCTCCTCCTACGCCGGTGTCGCGACCCTCTACGAAGTGGGCCTGAACCACTTCTTCCGCGGCGCCGACCATCCCGGCGGCGGCGACCAGATCTTCTTCCAGGGCCACTCCTCCCCCGGCAACTACTCCCGCGCCTACCTCGAGGGGCGCCTGACCGAGGAGCAGCTCGACGGCTTCCGCCAGGAGGTCTCCAAGGCTCCCAACGGCCTGAGCTCCTATCCCCACCCGCGGCTGATGCCGGAGTTCTGGCAGTTCCCGACCGTGTCCATGGGCATCGGTCCGATGAACGCCATCTATCAGGCGCAGTTCAACCGCTACCTGCACAACCGTGGCATCAAGGACACCTCCGAACAGCAGGTCTGGGCATTCCTCGGCGACGGCGAGATGGACGAGCCCGAGTCACGCGGACTGCTCCAGCTCGCGGCGAATGAGAAGCTCGACAACCTCAACTTCGTCATCAACTGCAACCTGCAGCGCCTCGACGGCCCGGTGCGCGGCAACGGCAAGATCGTCCAGGAGCTCGAAGCCTTCTTCCGCGGTGCCGGATGGAACGTCATCAAGGTCCTCTGGGGCCGCGAATGGGACGAGCTGCTGGACAAGGACGACGACGGCGAGCTCGTCCGGGTCATGAACGAGACCCTCGACGGCGACTACCAGACCTATAAGGCTGAGTCCGGGTCCTTCGTGCGCGAGCACTTCTTCGGCCGCTCGGCGAAGACCAAGGAGCTCGTCGCGGAGATGTCCGATGACGACATCTGGAACCTCAAGCGCGGCGGACACGATTACAAGAAGGTCTACTCCGCGTACAAGGCCGCCTCCGAGGCGACCGGCAAGCCCACCGTGATCCTGGCGCAGACCGTCAAGGGCTACGGACTGGGACCGAGCTTCGAGGGCCGCAACGCGACCCACCAGATGAAGAAGCTCACCGTGGATGACCTCAAGCGCTTCCGCGACACGCTGCGCATCCCGGTCACGGACGAGCAGATCGAAGAAGATCCCTACAACGTGCCCTACTACCACCCCGGAGAGGACTCCGAGGAGGTCAAGTACCTGCTCGAGCGGCGCAAGGGACTCGGCGGCTACCTGCCCAAGCGTCAGGTGGCCGGCGAGGGTCTCACCCTCCCCGAGGAGAAGACCTACGCACAGGCGAAGAAGGGCTCCGGCAAGCAGAAGGCCGCCACGACGATGGCGCTGGTCCGACTGCTCAAGGACCTCATGCGGGACAAGAACATCGGCAAGCGCATCGTGCCGATCGTGCCCGACGAGGCGCGCACCTTCGGGATGGACTCCTTCTTCCCCACCGCGAAGATCTACAACCCCAAGGGCCAGAACTACATCTCCGTGGACCGAGAGCTCATGCTCGCGTATAAGGAGTCCCCACAGGGTCAGATGATCCACCCGGGGATCAACGAGGCAGGTGCCACCGCCGCGTTCACCGCAGCCGGCACCTCCTACGCCACCCATGGCGAGACGATGATCCCGTTCTACATCTTCTACTCGATGTTCGGGTTCCAGCGCACCGGTGACTCCTTCTGGGCGGCAGCGGATCAGCTGGCGCGCGGCTTCATCATCGGCGCCACCGCAGGCCGCACCACACTGGTCGGCGAGGGCCTGCAGCATCTGGACGGGCACTCACCGCTGCTGGCGGCGACCAACCCAGCGGTGAAGCACTTCGATCCCGCCTTCGGCTACGAGATCGCGCACATCATGGAGAACGGGCTCTTCGAGATGTACGGCGATCACGACGGCGATCACAACGTCATGTACTACATCACCGTCTATAACGAGCCGGTCCAGCACCTCCCAGAACCAGAGGACCTGGACATCGAGGGCGTCAAGCGCGGCATCTACCGGCTCTCCACCTCGGAGAAGGACGGCCCCAAGGTGCAGCTGCTCGGCTCCGGCGTGGCGGTGCCGTGGGCTCAGGAGGCGGCAGAGATCCTCGCCGAGGAATGGGGCGTCTCCGCGGATGTCTGGTCGGTTACCTCCTGGAACCAGCTGCGCCGTCAGGCCCTGCACGTGGAGCAGTCAGCAATGCTGGATCCGGAGCGTGAGCCGGAGGTTCCCTTCGTGACCCAGCAGATGGAAGGCGCCGAAGGCCCGATCATCGCGACCACGGACTTCGCCACCCAGGTCCCGGACCAGATCCGTCAGTTCCTGCCGAACCGCTTTGCGACCCTGGGAGCCGACAGCTTCGGCATCTCGGACACCCGCCCCGCGGCACGCCGGTACTTCAAGATCGATGCCCACTCCATGGTGGTGCGCGCGCTGCAGATGCTCGCCGACGACGGCGCAGTGGACGCCTCCGCTCCCGTCGACGCGATGAAGAAGTACGATCTCGGCAACGTCAACGCCGGATCCTCCGGTGAGGTCGAAGACGGCTGA
- a CDS encoding DUF3052 domain-containing protein, with the protein MSQASAAEDPSSISTGHKNDAGTNVVSVGDLLQELGLKPDSLVQEIGVDEDVDDDFRDRLEDLLDEELLDEDVQEVVDAVLVWFRDGDDDLTDALVDALATLDEGGVIWLLTPRSGRDGYVPPVEIQDAAPNAGLHVTSSAGVSTHWAATRLMGRKKQ; encoded by the coding sequence GTGAGTCAGGCTTCTGCAGCCGAGGATCCGTCGAGCATTTCGACGGGCCACAAGAACGACGCCGGAACCAATGTTGTCTCGGTCGGCGACCTGCTCCAGGAGCTTGGGCTCAAGCCCGATTCGCTGGTTCAAGAGATCGGCGTGGACGAGGACGTTGACGATGACTTCCGAGATCGGCTGGAAGATCTGCTGGACGAGGAGCTGCTCGACGAAGACGTCCAGGAGGTCGTGGACGCCGTGCTGGTCTGGTTCAGGGACGGCGATGACGATCTCACCGACGCGCTCGTGGACGCACTGGCGACGCTGGATGAAGGCGGCGTGATCTGGCTGCTGACACCGCGCTCGGGTCGTGACGGATACGTCCCCCCGGTGGAGATCCAGGACGCCGCCCCCAACGCTGGGCTGCACGTGACCTCTTCGGCGGGCGTGAGCACTCACTGGGCCGCGACCCGACTGATGGGGCGCAAGAAGCAGTGA
- a CDS encoding redoxin domain-containing protein, translating to MTASSPPDLGERAPSFATRTHHGESITLEKLGGAPALLMFYPFAFSAVCGSELRSLASRGAQIRDIGATVLAISCDPLHSLRAYAESLRIGGDELPFSLVSDFWPHGHIAGSYGVFDSERGTANRTSVLLDTQLRVAHLQSVPNAQARDLDETFSVLARLS from the coding sequence ATGACAGCGTCGTCGCCTCCGGACCTGGGGGAGCGGGCGCCTTCGTTCGCGACACGGACCCACCATGGGGAATCCATCACGCTCGAGAAGCTGGGCGGGGCGCCCGCCCTGCTGATGTTCTATCCTTTCGCGTTCAGCGCCGTCTGCGGCTCGGAGCTCCGCTCGCTGGCCTCACGAGGTGCCCAGATCCGCGACATCGGCGCAACGGTCCTGGCGATCAGCTGCGATCCGCTGCACAGTCTGCGCGCCTATGCGGAGTCTCTGCGCATCGGGGGAGACGAGCTGCCCTTCAGTCTGGTCTCTGACTTCTGGCCGCACGGACATATTGCTGGCAGCTACGGGGTCTTTGACTCCGAGCGCGGCACGGCGAATCGCACCAGTGTCCTGCTGGACACTCAGCTGCGTGTCGCCCATCTCCAGTCCGTGCCGAATGCACAGGCCAGGGACTTAGACGAGACCTTCAGTGTGCTGGCGCGGCTGAGCTGA
- a CDS encoding COX15/CtaA family protein yields the protein MKFPMNLLETLRSNLPTRITRVTKVLAWATLVSNIGIILTGGAVRLTASGLGCPEWPRCTPDSWVSTQEMGLHGAIEFGNRLLTYVLVLICALMFFALLRLRGSHRPLFRMSVLILAGIPLQAVIGGITVWTNLNPWIVGLHFLLSAALVMISTMLLNRIRLELKSAREHDDLAAPAGASGVPLRQVGSDAVAAAMTPVILGATWVSVFLGTVVTGTGPHAGDPGSPRHLFDPDLVTRMHVVPVYVLCFAAIALLVRQSRTATSPAQRRCAWWLLAVILAQGVIGYTQHFTGLPVILVGLHMLGSALLVVSATAVFESYRARYVTRGLGGSAPLAKSPQGQTASSS from the coding sequence ATGAAGTTTCCGATGAATCTGCTCGAGACCCTGAGGTCGAACCTGCCCACCAGGATCACCCGGGTCACCAAGGTGCTGGCCTGGGCGACGCTGGTCAGCAATATCGGCATCATCCTGACCGGCGGGGCCGTCCGGCTCACGGCCTCCGGCCTGGGCTGTCCGGAGTGGCCGCGCTGCACTCCGGATTCCTGGGTCTCCACTCAGGAGATGGGCCTGCACGGGGCGATCGAGTTCGGCAACCGGCTGCTGACCTATGTCCTGGTGCTGATCTGCGCACTGATGTTCTTCGCGCTGCTGAGGCTGCGTGGCAGCCATCGCCCGCTGTTCAGGATGAGCGTGCTGATCCTGGCCGGGATACCGCTGCAGGCGGTGATCGGCGGGATCACCGTCTGGACGAACCTGAACCCCTGGATCGTCGGACTTCACTTCCTGCTCTCGGCGGCTCTGGTGATGATCTCCACGATGCTGCTGAACCGCATCAGGCTTGAGCTCAAGTCCGCCCGGGAACACGACGATCTGGCGGCGCCAGCAGGCGCCTCCGGCGTGCCGCTCAGACAAGTGGGCTCCGATGCCGTCGCCGCTGCGATGACACCGGTCATCCTGGGGGCGACCTGGGTATCGGTCTTCCTGGGCACGGTGGTCACCGGGACCGGGCCCCACGCCGGAGACCCAGGCTCGCCCCGACACCTGTTCGATCCCGATCTGGTCACCCGCATGCACGTGGTCCCGGTCTATGTGCTGTGCTTCGCCGCGATCGCTCTGCTGGTGCGTCAGTCCCGCACCGCGACCTCACCCGCTCAGCGACGCTGCGCCTGGTGGCTTCTCGCGGTGATCCTCGCCCAGGGCGTCATCGGCTACACCCAGCACTTCACCGGGCTGCCCGTGATCCTGGTCGGACTGCACATGCTCGGGTCAGCCCTGCTCGTGGTCTCTGCCACGGCGGTGTTCGAGAGCTATCGGGCCCGCTACGTGACGCGTGGTCTTGGCGGGTCAGCTCCGCTGGCGAAGTCCCCACAAGGTCAAACCGCATCGTCATCCTGA
- a CDS encoding ABC transporter permease: MTPTYAPLSPAPRPAGRRILSHGLYETRNVLRNGEQLLVSLILPLLVLFGAHRLELITSSATPSIDMITPGVLALAVMASAFTGQGIATGFERQYGVLAYLATTPLGPTGLILGKAIAVLAVVAVQVLVIGSAGLLLGWDPEPLGLVWLGVVVVLGATAFTALGLLLAGTVRAEATLALTNVIWVLLGAAGGSVFPLNHDDAGALLLLLPSAALGEGLRTASLQGTFPLLEALILAGWAAVAMLAARRWFNWR, encoded by the coding sequence ATGACTCCGACCTACGCGCCCCTGTCACCGGCCCCGCGACCCGCGGGGCGGCGCATCCTCTCCCACGGGCTCTACGAGACCCGCAATGTGCTGCGCAACGGGGAGCAGCTCCTCGTCTCGCTGATCCTGCCGCTGCTGGTGCTCTTCGGAGCACACCGGCTGGAGCTGATCACCTCCTCGGCCACCCCGAGCATCGACATGATCACCCCGGGGGTACTCGCCCTGGCGGTCATGGCTTCGGCGTTCACCGGCCAGGGCATCGCCACCGGTTTCGAGCGGCAGTACGGGGTGCTGGCCTATCTCGCCACCACACCGCTTGGTCCCACCGGACTGATTCTGGGCAAGGCCATCGCCGTGCTGGCTGTGGTCGCTGTGCAGGTGCTGGTCATCGGGTCCGCCGGACTGCTGCTGGGGTGGGACCCGGAGCCGCTGGGACTGGTGTGGCTGGGCGTCGTCGTCGTCCTGGGGGCCACCGCCTTCACCGCGCTGGGACTGTTGCTGGCCGGGACTGTGCGGGCCGAGGCCACGCTCGCGCTGACGAATGTCATCTGGGTCCTGCTGGGCGCCGCAGGAGGGTCGGTCTTTCCGCTGAACCATGACGACGCCGGCGCCCTGCTTCTCCTTCTGCCCTCCGCCGCACTGGGCGAGGGCCTCCGCACCGCTTCGCTGCAGGGGACCTTCCCTCTGCTCGAAGCCCTGATACTCGCCGGATGGGCCGCCGTGGCCATGCTGGCCGCACGAAGGTGGTTCAACTGGCGATGA
- a CDS encoding ABC transporter ATP-binding protein — translation MPQPSPCLTLRHVRYAVGSARSSRGLTEILRGVDLTARAGEVTVLLGPNGAGKTTTLSCAQGLLHPTQGSVQLLGQDPFRAEADLRARVGVMLQDGGLPQSVQPRALLKHVASLHQNPWPLEDLAERLDMQSFLSTSIRRLSGGQKQRVALAASLLGRPEVVFLDEPTAGLDPQSRQTVFELISELRDMGMGIILTTHLLEEAQKLADSVFILKDGTVVRHGTVAELTSTAAQGTDATADPTRRMVFTASRTLTRAEIASSPLAIELDGGASNGPGAAWMTPGLSGPEQLRALAAWWELIDMMPVEVRMEARTLEDVFWEVSVS, via the coding sequence GTGCCCCAGCCTTCACCGTGCCTGACCCTGCGCCACGTGCGCTATGCCGTCGGCTCAGCCCGCAGTTCTCGCGGACTCACGGAGATCCTCAGGGGCGTGGACCTGACGGCCCGGGCCGGCGAGGTGACCGTGCTGCTCGGCCCCAACGGCGCGGGCAAGACCACCACGCTCAGCTGCGCCCAGGGATTGCTGCACCCGACCCAGGGATCTGTGCAGCTGCTCGGCCAGGATCCATTCCGCGCGGAGGCAGACCTGCGCGCTCGGGTGGGGGTCATGCTGCAGGACGGAGGGCTCCCCCAGTCGGTGCAGCCCCGGGCCCTGCTCAAGCACGTCGCCTCGCTCCACCAGAACCCCTGGCCCTTGGAGGACCTGGCCGAGCGGCTGGACATGCAGAGCTTCCTCTCGACCTCGATCCGCCGACTCTCGGGTGGGCAGAAGCAGCGGGTGGCCCTGGCGGCAAGCCTCCTGGGCCGACCCGAGGTGGTCTTCCTCGATGAACCCACCGCCGGCCTGGACCCGCAGTCGCGACAGACGGTCTTCGAGCTCATCAGCGAGCTCCGCGATATGGGGATGGGGATCATCCTGACCACCCACCTGCTCGAGGAGGCGCAGAAGCTCGCGGACTCGGTCTTCATCCTCAAGGACGGGACCGTCGTGCGCCATGGCACAGTGGCCGAACTGACCAGCACCGCAGCTCAGGGCACCGATGCCACAGCTGACCCCACACGCCGCATGGTCTTCACCGCATCCAGGACACTGACCCGCGCGGAGATCGCCAGCTCTCCCCTGGCCATCGAGCTCGACGGCGGGGCGAGCAACGGACCGGGGGCTGCCTGGATGACACCAGGGCTCTCCGGCCCCGAACAGCTGCGGGCGCTGGCCGCCTGGTGGGAGCTGATCGATATGATGCCCGTCGAGGTCAGGATGGAAGCTCGAACCCTCGAAGATGTCTTCTGGGAGGTCTCCGTCTCATGA
- a CDS encoding helix-turn-helix transcriptional regulator: MYSTASESVAADERHRGAESPTSPEKGGPAPAAEGQSETFREAESTTRQRVLQLVVEEGPISAAALGRELKLTAAAVRRHLDAMTEQGILEVKNVTTRRRGAGRPSRRYVVSERGQRSLGDDYLGLVQTALSMLQSASAPSAEDSLVAEPTPETARGLAREYFAGFEQRWERQLEGVSDLDARTDKLSQLFAEDGFAGFTRLVGRDNPLLAMQSTQLCQGHCPIREIAAAHPVFCEEETDMISRLLDVDVRRLSTQAAGAHVCTTHVPVGREKLAAEQRARAAASAEAEQQISAGAGATNESRPASGGRKRIVISPRQQERLS, from the coding sequence ATGTATTCCACTGCTTCCGAGTCTGTTGCCGCAGACGAGCGGCACCGTGGCGCGGAGAGTCCCACCAGCCCTGAGAAGGGCGGCCCTGCCCCCGCCGCTGAAGGACAGTCGGAGACGTTCCGTGAGGCTGAGAGCACGACCCGCCAGCGAGTGCTGCAGCTGGTGGTCGAAGAAGGCCCCATCAGCGCCGCCGCATTGGGCCGCGAGCTGAAGCTGACCGCCGCGGCCGTCCGCCGCCACCTGGACGCCATGACCGAGCAGGGAATCCTCGAGGTCAAGAACGTCACCACGCGTCGTCGTGGTGCTGGCCGCCCTTCCCGCCGGTACGTGGTCTCCGAGCGCGGTCAGCGTTCCCTCGGTGACGACTACCTCGGGCTGGTGCAGACGGCGCTGTCGATGCTCCAGTCCGCCTCGGCACCGAGCGCGGAAGATTCGCTGGTCGCCGAGCCCACGCCCGAGACCGCCCGAGGGCTGGCGCGGGAGTACTTCGCCGGCTTCGAGCAGCGGTGGGAGAGACAGCTCGAGGGCGTCAGCGACCTCGACGCGCGCACCGACAAGCTGTCCCAGCTCTTCGCCGAAGACGGCTTCGCGGGATTCACTCGCCTCGTCGGCCGGGACAACCCGCTGCTGGCGATGCAGTCCACGCAGCTGTGCCAGGGTCATTGTCCGATCCGGGAAATAGCTGCGGCTCATCCGGTGTTCTGTGAGGAGGAGACCGATATGATCTCCCGACTGCTCGACGTCGACGTCAGGCGGCTTTCCACACAGGCGGCCGGTGCTCACGTTTGCACCACACACGTGCCTGTGGGTCGCGAAAAGCTTGCCGCTGAGCAGCGGGCCCGCGCCGCAGCCAGTGCAGAAGCAGAACAACAGATCAGCGCCGGGGCCGGTGCGACGAATGAATCGCGTCCGGCCAGCGGTGGACGAAAACGGATCGTCATCTCCCCCCGTCAACAAGAGAGGTTGTCATGA
- the sufB gene encoding Fe-S cluster assembly protein SufB: MTEQIQREKDSGVTSDILERNPELQGIGSYEYGWSDSDSAGANAKRGIDEAVVEDISAKKSEPEWMLKLRKKGLKYFQRKPMPMWGADLSGIDFDNIKYFVRSTEKQAKTWEDLPEDIRNTYERLGIPEAERERLVSGVAAQYESEVVYHQIREDLEEQGVIFMDTDTALKEHPEFFEEYFGSVIPVGDNKFSALNTSVWSGGSFVYVPKGVHVEIPLQAYFRINTENMGQFERTLIIADEDSYVHYIEGCTAPIYDSDSLHSAVVEIVVKKNARVRYTTIQNWSTNVYNLVTKRAVVDAGGTMEWIDGNIGSKVTMKYPAVYLTGEHAKGETLSVAFAGEGQHQDTGSKMVHMAPHTSSTIVSKSVARNGGRAAYRGLVQVNEGASHSANSVVCDALLVDTISRSDTYPYIDIREDDVTLGHEATVSKVSEDQLFYLMARGMAEDEAMAMIVRGFIEPIARELPMEYALELNRLIELQMEGSVG; the protein is encoded by the coding sequence ATGACCGAGCAGATTCAGCGCGAAAAGGACTCGGGGGTCACCTCCGATATTCTCGAGCGGAACCCGGAGCTTCAGGGCATCGGGTCCTACGAGTACGGATGGTCCGACTCCGACAGCGCCGGTGCCAACGCCAAGCGTGGCATCGACGAAGCGGTCGTGGAGGACATCTCCGCAAAGAAGAGCGAGCCGGAATGGATGCTCAAGCTGCGCAAGAAGGGCCTGAAGTACTTCCAGCGCAAGCCCATGCCCATGTGGGGAGCAGACCTCTCCGGCATCGACTTCGACAACATCAAGTACTTCGTGCGCTCCACCGAGAAGCAGGCGAAGACCTGGGAAGACCTTCCCGAGGACATCCGCAACACCTATGAGCGGCTCGGCATCCCCGAGGCCGAGCGTGAGCGCCTGGTCTCCGGTGTGGCTGCCCAGTACGAGTCCGAGGTGGTCTACCACCAGATCCGCGAGGACCTCGAAGAGCAGGGTGTCATCTTCATGGATACCGACACTGCGCTGAAGGAGCACCCCGAGTTCTTCGAGGAGTACTTCGGATCGGTCATCCCGGTGGGCGACAACAAGTTCTCGGCACTGAACACCTCGGTGTGGTCCGGCGGCTCCTTCGTCTACGTCCCGAAGGGCGTGCACGTAGAGATCCCGCTGCAGGCGTACTTCCGCATCAACACCGAGAACATGGGTCAGTTCGAGCGCACCCTGATCATTGCTGATGAGGACTCCTACGTGCACTACATCGAAGGCTGCACGGCGCCGATCTATGACTCCGACTCGCTGCACTCCGCCGTGGTCGAGATCGTGGTGAAGAAAAACGCCCGTGTGCGCTACACGACCATCCAGAACTGGTCCACCAACGTCTACAACCTGGTGACCAAGCGGGCGGTCGTCGACGCAGGCGGCACCATGGAGTGGATCGATGGCAACATCGGCTCCAAGGTCACCATGAAGTACCCCGCCGTCTACCTCACCGGTGAGCACGCCAAGGGCGAGACCCTCTCGGTCGCGTTCGCCGGCGAAGGCCAGCACCAGGACACCGGGTCGAAGATGGTCCACATGGCGCCGCACACCTCCTCGACCATCGTGTCGAAGTCGGTGGCCCGCAACGGCGGCCGGGCCGCGTACCGCGGACTGGTCCAGGTCAATGAGGGCGCATCACACTCTGCCAACTCGGTCGTCTGTGACGCCCTGCTGGTGGACACGATCTCGCGTTCGGACACGTACCCGTACATCGACATCCGCGAGGATGACGTGACATTGGGCCACGAGGCCACCGTCTCGAAGGTTTCCGAGGACCAGCTCTTCTATCTGATGGCCCGCGGAATGGCAGAAGACGAAGCCATGGCGATGATCGTGCGCGGCTTCATCGAGCCGATCGCTCGGGAGCTGCCGATGGAATACGCGCTGGAGCTCAACCGCCTCATCGAGCTGCAGATGGAAGGTTCGGTCGGCTGA
- the sufD gene encoding Fe-S cluster assembly protein SufD has protein sequence MTKSASAEQAEQVEGVEVGEARISIPGMGEEGENLATAHEETEHTHGGLGESTTKAKSGGSRADRTTSLSVADFAVPTGREEEWRFSPLKKLGRVLSDAATQTPVTIKLRKSAEGVTHGELALAQSPRGTVFSAADRAAVVGYSQSAQADYIKVAADTELSDPVFIDITGEAAGHRANAHIVLEAEAHSKVVFVLEHRGSADANLNVEVIVRDGADVTVVSLQRWAGDAIHVGQQDAEIGRDAKYRHVSVTLGGEVVRLNSNVRYAAEGGEASMYGLYFADAGQHLEHRSFVDHNSPRNSSNVLYKGALQGQDARTVWVGDVLIRKAAEGTDSYEKNQNLILTDGARADSIPNLEIETGLIEGAGHASSTGRFDENHLFYLMARGIPEKEARQLVVRGFLNEIVQAIGVDSIENTIHQDLENELEIAGF, from the coding sequence ATGACGAAATCCGCGTCCGCCGAGCAGGCGGAACAGGTCGAAGGCGTCGAGGTCGGGGAAGCCCGCATCTCGATCCCCGGAATGGGCGAGGAGGGCGAGAACCTCGCCACCGCCCATGAGGAGACCGAACACACCCACGGCGGTCTCGGCGAGTCCACGACCAAGGCCAAGTCCGGCGGCTCCCGCGCCGATCGCACCACGAGCCTGTCCGTGGCAGATTTTGCCGTCCCCACCGGCCGCGAAGAGGAGTGGCGCTTCTCGCCGCTGAAGAAGCTCGGCCGCGTGCTCTCCGACGCCGCCACCCAGACCCCGGTCACCATCAAGCTGCGCAAGTCCGCCGAGGGCGTCACCCACGGTGAGCTCGCCCTGGCGCAGTCACCGCGCGGCACCGTGTTCTCCGCTGCCGACCGCGCCGCCGTCGTCGGCTACAGCCAGTCCGCGCAGGCCGACTACATCAAGGTCGCGGCCGACACCGAGCTGAGCGACCCGGTCTTCATCGACATCACCGGCGAGGCTGCCGGGCACCGCGCCAACGCGCACATCGTGCTCGAGGCCGAGGCCCACTCCAAGGTGGTCTTCGTGCTGGAGCACCGCGGGTCCGCCGATGCGAACCTCAACGTGGAGGTCATCGTGCGCGACGGCGCTGACGTCACCGTGGTCTCGCTGCAGCGCTGGGCCGGTGACGCGATCCACGTCGGTCAGCAGGATGCCGAGATCGGGCGCGACGCGAAGTACAGGCACGTCTCGGTCACCCTGGGCGGAGAGGTCGTCCGCCTGAACTCCAACGTGCGATACGCCGCCGAAGGGGGAGAGGCCTCCATGTACGGCCTCTACTTCGCCGACGCCGGCCAGCACCTGGAGCACCGAAGCTTCGTGGACCACAACTCCCCGCGCAACAGCTCCAACGTGCTCTACAAGGGCGCCCTGCAGGGTCAGGACGCCCGGACCGTCTGGGTCGGTGACGTGCTCATCCGCAAGGCTGCCGAGGGCACCGACTCCTACGAGAAGAACCAGAACCTGATCCTCACCGACGGCGCGCGCGCTGACTCGATCCCGAACCTGGAGATCGAGACCGGACTCATCGAGGGAGCGGGACACGCCTCCTCCACCGGCCGCTTTGACGAGAACCATCTGTTCTACCTGATGGCTCGCGGCATTCCTGAGAAGGAGGCCCGCCAGCTCGTGGTGCGCGGCTTCCTCAACGAGATCGTCCAGGCCATCGGCGTCGACTCCATCGAGAACACCATCCATCAGGACCTGGAGAACGAGCTCGAGATCGCCGGCTTCTGA